Proteins found in one Leishmania major strain Friedlin complete genome, chromosome 35 genomic segment:
- a CDS encoding conserved hypothetical protein (previous protein_id=AAZ14590.1) produces MTEYLKDLASVKPGEPMPPVNLGPYDNPLLWNKLDPFGADRGHQRRPMTVSRDFMELNQVPIVYRDHCVHRWIPFNRCMRNLKPVTWGTVNCHEFEESWMVCRAHETYRLQLLKSKFMELTKDYTAEDKKFFPSILYLGIPYYMPSFYWNLATSQRLSGWDEKDPANPVMWREPNRSLMRSEFSPTNWEKGTMTSAYGHKLIPDEIVHEMVPGFPLPEEKRPQAA; encoded by the coding sequence ATGACGGAGTACCTCAAAGACTTGGCATCGGTCAAGCCGGGGGAGCCGATGCCGCCCGTCAACCTGGGACCGTACGACAACCCGCTCCTGTGGAACAAGCTGGACCCGTTCGGTGCCGATCGTGGTCACCAGCGTCGTCCAATGACGGTGTCTCGCGACTTCATGGAGCTGAACCAGGTGCCTATTGTCTACCGTGATCATTGCGTGCACCGCTGGATTCCGTTCAACCGTTGCATGCGGAACTTGAAGCCGGTGACGTGGGGTACAGTGAACTGCCACGAGTTTGAGGAGTCGTGGATGGTATGCCGGGCGCACGAGACGTACCGCCTGCAACTCCTGAAGAGCAAGTTCATGGAGCTGACGAAGGACTACACAGCGGAGGACAAGAAGTTCTTCCCTAGCATACTGTACCTCGGCATTCCGTACTACATGCCGTCCTTCTACTGGAATTTGGCAACATCGCAGCGACTTAGCGGGTGGGATGAGAAGGACCCGGCGAACCCGGTCATGTGGCGGGAGCCGAACCGCTCCCTCATGCGCTCTGAGTTCTCGCCGACGAACTGGGAGAAGGGTACCATGACTAGTGCATACGGCCACAAGCTCATCCCGGACGAGATTGTGCATGAGATGGTGCCCGGATTCCCTCTGCCGGAGGAAAAGCGTCCTCAGGCCGCTTAG
- a CDS encoding putative ribulose-phosphate 3-epimerase (previous protein_id=AAZ14591.1) has protein sequence MTAKFNHQDKSTYPNGRNKKQPIVPIISPSLMVADQTKLLQESLDVLSDKGGSADWLHVDIVDGHLAPNFSFCPATVSDLRKHLPNTFLDCHLVVCNPIRWVDSFAKAGASTFVFHYEATENPVAVCRKVREAGMVAGIALAPNTPAEVLFPIIDAGEVDMALVMCVPIGFAGQQFQMETVEKVRRMRQRYPHLLIQVDGSITLDTIDLVAAAGANAIVPGRAAFKSNDRKGSMEGLRRSIQKHIAQRAASHL, from the coding sequence ATGACCGCCAAGTTCAACCACCAGGACAAGTCCACCTACCCGAATGGCCGCAACAAGAAGCAGCCCATCGTCCCCATCATTTCGCCGTCGCTGATGGTGGCGGACCAGAcaaagctgctgcaggagtcGCTGGACGTGCTGTCTGATAAGGGTGGCAGCGCCGATTGGCTTCACGTGGACATTGTGGACGGTCACTTGGCGCCGAACTTCAGCTTCTGCCCCGCTACAGTTTCGGACCTGCGCAAGCATCTGCCGAACACGTTCCTCGACTGCCATCTGGTTGTTTGCAACCCCATTCGCTGGGTCGACTCTTTTGCGAAGGCTGGCGCGTCAACGTTCGTGTTTCATTACGAGGCCACCGAGAACCCTGTCGCCGTCTGCCGCAAGGTACGCGAGGCCGGCATGGTTGCTGGGATTGCTCTTGCCCCCAACACGCCGGCGGAAGTGCTGTTCCCCATCATCGATGCTGGCGAGGTCGACATGGCGCTTGTCATGTGTGTGCCCATCGGGTTTGCTGGGCAGCAGTTCCAGATGGAGACGGTGGAAAAAGTGCGCCGGATGCGTCAGCGTTATCCTCACCTCCTGATCCAGGTGGACGGCTCCATCACACTGGACACGATTGAcctcgttgctgctgccggcgcgaACGCCATTGTGCCTGGCCGCGCCGCATTCAAGTCGAATGACCGCAAGGGCAGCATGGAGGGGCTCCGCCGCAGCATCCAAAAGCACATCGCACAGCGTGCTGCTAGCCACCTGTAG